The proteins below are encoded in one region of Clostridia bacterium:
- a CDS encoding N(4)-(beta-N-acetylglucosaminyl)-L-asparaginase — translation MQNTGGTMTFSRRDFLATAAMGSASLMTLDVEAQITKTVDHQVAKTEQQKGGAWKKPVIISAANGFNFIDAGYERLRRGGDTLDAINEVIRGPEDDPNDDSVGFGGLPNEEGVVELDSCCMHGPSRRAGAVAGVHNIKNVSLLAKTVMEHTGHVMLVGEGAERFAVAHGFSKENLLTERSRKTWMLWKETMSNSDWWGPGLADPNFKFPDEQTSAEWQEQHMKKMEELAAEIGIQPEFRVAAIKRVLNPPTGTINCSALSEKGEMSSATTTSGLAWKIPGRAGDSPIIGAGCYCDQEIGAAGATGNGEENIKIVGAHTIVENMRHGMSPVDAGMDALKRIARNYNNDMKKLRYLNMIYYILRKDGAYAGVTLWSGPAERRRKFAVHDGEKRLEECAFLFEGTALGWPPMPARKR, via the coding sequence ATGCAAAACACTGGAGGCACGATGACGTTTTCTCGCCGCGATTTTCTGGCTACGGCGGCCATGGGTTCGGCTTCGCTGATGACGCTTGACGTTGAAGCACAGATTACGAAGACAGTCGATCATCAGGTGGCCAAGACAGAGCAACAGAAGGGCGGCGCGTGGAAGAAGCCGGTCATCATCAGTGCCGCAAACGGGTTCAACTTTATCGATGCCGGATACGAACGGTTGCGGCGTGGCGGCGATACGCTGGACGCGATCAACGAAGTGATTCGCGGACCGGAAGACGATCCGAACGACGATAGCGTCGGCTTCGGCGGCCTGCCCAACGAAGAGGGAGTGGTGGAACTGGATTCGTGCTGCATGCACGGGCCTTCGCGCAGGGCCGGCGCTGTGGCGGGCGTACACAACATCAAGAATGTTTCGCTGCTGGCGAAGACCGTGATGGAGCATACGGGACACGTGATGCTGGTCGGCGAAGGCGCGGAGCGCTTTGCTGTAGCTCATGGTTTTTCGAAGGAGAATCTGCTGACGGAACGCTCGCGCAAGACGTGGATGTTATGGAAAGAAACGATGTCGAACTCGGACTGGTGGGGCCCGGGGCTGGCCGACCCGAACTTCAAGTTCCCGGACGAGCAGACGAGCGCGGAGTGGCAGGAACAGCACATGAAGAAGATGGAAGAACTCGCGGCCGAGATCGGCATTCAGCCAGAGTTTCGCGTTGCGGCGATCAAGCGCGTGCTGAATCCGCCGACGGGAACCATCAACTGCTCGGCCCTCAGCGAAAAAGGCGAGATGAGCAGCGCGACCACGACCAGCGGGCTTGCGTGGAAGATTCCTGGACGCGCTGGCGACTCACCCATCATCGGCGCGGGCTGTTATTGCGATCAGGAGATTGGTGCTGCCGGCGCGACGGGCAACGGCGAAGAGAACATTAAAATCGTCGGCGCGCACACCATTGTAGAGAACATGAGGCATGGCATGTCGCCGGTAGATGCGGGCATGGACGCTCTGAAGCGCATTGCGCGGAACTACAACAACGACATGAAGAAGCTCCGTTATCTGAACATGATCTATTACATTCTGCGCAAAGATGGCGCCTATGCCGGCGTGACGCTTTGGAGCGGCCCCGCGGAACGACGCCGGAAATTCGCGGTGCATGACGGAGAAAAGCGCCTGGAAGAGTGCGCGTTCCTGTTCGAGGGGACAGCGCTGGGCTGGCCGCCGATGCCTGCGCGAAAAAGATAG